One region of Sphingomonas kaistensis genomic DNA includes:
- a CDS encoding DUF2460 domain-containing protein — protein MRHWLTRDDRRLRRDVIKRFEPSHWTVDFPRGSMACVVSHPGETRLTATATFGRKGDLVGLIFTTIDEAVHVAHRRHAITNYSRCTLRFRWRSIGLAQLDAVNGPSLTIEGRDEAGNERIWYVRLWNYATGSGSDATVELPFDRLMAGFQIDENSERIHVGDISRMFISLVPPGFVDGSQERFSDITEAEVDLSEIECLGSGSVIPINDAFVPEHKLRICTAYDDSYHLTPERVIDSLERLGYRGLLDHYVGMSHYPALDGAGLADPTKTLCLPARRWHESFAAVAQSRGYDVIWSLSMELLEELCPEAWKQRAWNGAPARTGWVPPSTLLSPAVDEAIGYLSRAACDFVEIGVQAGLAPKLQIGEPWWWVTSAHAICIYDEASAARWPVGHVPIEDVRTVSAEQIHVLDRAGALLSSATASIVAAVKQNTPLLQSHILIYLPSLLRSDAPEVVRANVPVGWCAPAFDVLQLEDYDWVTEGLTTSRLNALEVARARLGYALEDCHYLAGFVTAPEHASDWNEIMAAAIAASDAGFREVFLWALPQVLRDGLTVFQGEQEVQAFRDVAFPIELGLNATVEPCFSTTIATSPGGVEYRNADWQQARLRFDVGPCLRSNDELRTLIAFFREMRGNAIAFRLRDCTDFSSSGMIGVPSATDVLLGTGDGVRRRFPLIKHYGEGEERRITRPVAESLEISVGGLPTDAWSLANKGVVELAEAPAADVEVRAGFYFDVPVRFEEPSLRISHKTHLAGELISVPLLEVREG, from the coding sequence ATGCGGCACTGGTTGACGCGTGACGACCGACGGCTGCGCCGCGACGTCATCAAGCGCTTCGAACCTTCGCACTGGACGGTGGATTTCCCGCGGGGGAGCATGGCTTGCGTCGTCAGCCACCCTGGCGAAACCCGCCTTACTGCGACTGCGACTTTCGGACGAAAAGGCGATCTGGTTGGGCTTATCTTCACGACGATCGATGAGGCTGTCCACGTCGCGCATCGGCGTCACGCGATCACCAATTATTCGCGCTGTACGTTGCGGTTCCGCTGGCGTTCGATCGGCCTCGCCCAACTCGACGCAGTGAATGGACCTTCACTGACCATCGAGGGGCGGGACGAAGCCGGGAACGAGCGCATCTGGTATGTTCGTTTGTGGAACTACGCCACGGGCAGCGGATCGGATGCGACCGTCGAGTTGCCCTTCGACAGGCTGATGGCCGGCTTCCAGATCGACGAGAATAGTGAGCGGATTCATGTCGGTGACATCAGCCGCATGTTCATCAGCCTGGTCCCTCCGGGCTTCGTGGATGGAAGCCAGGAACGCTTCTCCGATATAACGGAGGCAGAAGTCGATCTGAGCGAAATAGAGTGTCTCGGTTCCGGTAGCGTCATTCCGATCAACGATGCCTTCGTGCCTGAGCACAAATTGCGGATCTGCACGGCCTACGACGACAGCTATCACCTCACTCCCGAGCGGGTGATCGATAGCCTGGAAAGGCTCGGCTATCGCGGGTTGCTCGATCATTACGTCGGGATGAGCCACTATCCAGCGCTCGATGGGGCAGGACTGGCGGATCCGACAAAGACGCTGTGCCTGCCGGCGCGACGCTGGCACGAGAGTTTCGCTGCCGTTGCGCAAAGCCGAGGCTACGACGTCATTTGGTCGCTTTCCATGGAGCTTCTGGAAGAACTGTGCCCGGAGGCCTGGAAGCAGCGGGCGTGGAATGGAGCGCCGGCTCGGACGGGGTGGGTTCCGCCCTCGACCTTGTTGTCGCCGGCCGTTGACGAGGCGATTGGCTACCTCAGCCGGGCCGCGTGCGACTTCGTCGAGATTGGCGTGCAGGCGGGCCTGGCGCCCAAGTTGCAGATTGGCGAGCCATGGTGGTGGGTCACGAGCGCTCATGCCATCTGCATTTACGACGAGGCAAGCGCGGCGCGATGGCCAGTCGGTCACGTTCCGATCGAGGATGTGCGTACTGTTTCAGCCGAGCAAATACATGTTCTTGATCGTGCCGGAGCGCTGCTCAGCTCAGCGACTGCCTCAATCGTCGCAGCGGTGAAGCAGAATACACCGCTACTCCAGTCACATATCCTGATTTATCTGCCTTCGCTCTTGCGATCGGATGCACCCGAGGTCGTGAGGGCCAATGTTCCGGTTGGCTGGTGCGCACCTGCCTTCGATGTCCTCCAGCTCGAAGATTATGACTGGGTCACCGAGGGCCTGACCACCAGCCGTCTCAACGCGCTCGAAGTGGCGAGGGCCCGGCTCGGCTACGCGCTTGAAGACTGCCATTACCTGGCCGGCTTCGTCACTGCGCCAGAGCATGCAAGCGACTGGAACGAGATCATGGCCGCGGCAATCGCAGCCAGCGACGCAGGCTTTCGCGAGGTCTTCTTGTGGGCCCTCCCGCAGGTGCTTCGTGACGGCCTCACCGTCTTTCAAGGAGAGCAGGAAGTGCAAGCCTTTCGCGACGTTGCCTTCCCAATCGAGCTTGGCCTCAACGCCACTGTTGAGCCGTGCTTCTCGACCACCATTGCGACGTCGCCCGGCGGGGTCGAATATCGCAATGCCGACTGGCAGCAGGCACGTTTGAGGTTCGATGTGGGCCCCTGCCTGCGCAGCAATGACGAACTGCGGACGCTGATCGCCTTTTTCCGGGAAATGCGCGGCAACGCTATCGCCTTTCGCCTTCGTGACTGCACGGACTTCAGTTCCTCGGGCATGATCGGCGTGCCATCTGCAACGGACGTCTTGCTTGGAACCGGGGATGGCGTCCGCAGGCGTTTCCCGCTCATCAAGCATTATGGTGAGGGGGAGGAGCGGCGAATAACCCGCCCGGTCGCAGAGAGCTTGGAGATTTCCGTTGGCGGTCTGCCCACGGATGCATGGAGCCTCGCAAACAAGGGCGTGGTTGAGCTTGCGGAAGCCCCTGCCGCCGACGTTGAAGTCCGAGCAGGGTTCTATTTCGACGTCCCTGTACGGTTCGAGGAGCCAAGCCTTCGGATCAGTCACAAGACGCATCTTGCGGGCGAGTTGATCAGCGTACCGCTCCTGGAGGTCCGTGAGGGATGA
- a CDS encoding phage head completion protein, with translation MSEFAGSLTQRIELWERSQDRLATGASSETLSMVLSCLAAIVAEGAGAANEAMSVSAMPRFKVTVRRQSEFAIDQQVRWRGRRLVVRQIVDDPMLPDRLVLRCEEQR, from the coding sequence GTGAGCGAGTTTGCCGGAAGCCTCACCCAGCGCATCGAGTTGTGGGAGCGATCGCAGGATCGGCTTGCGACCGGTGCGTCGAGCGAAACCTTGAGCATGGTGCTTTCTTGCCTTGCAGCGATCGTCGCTGAGGGCGCGGGGGCCGCCAATGAAGCGATGAGCGTCAGCGCCATGCCGCGTTTCAAAGTCACCGTTCGGCGACAATCCGAGTTCGCCATCGATCAGCAGGTCAGGTGGCGGGGCCGGCGCCTGGTTGTCCGCCAGATAGTGGACGACCCCATGCTGCCGGACAGGCTGGTCCTGCGCTGCGAGGAGCAACGATGA
- a CDS encoding phage tail baseplate protein: MANLVLGAAGAALGGPVGGALGSMLGRQIDRSLGRVPSARLSDLRAPSSQYGDQIPSIVRSMRVAGVVNWTAQPVATATVSKSGSSQGSSVSFAYAISSGRVGQIGRIWADGRVIRDQEGRQEVSFEMRLHDGDEDQPSDPLIASILGDASAPAFRGIAYILFEDFDLSSFGNRLPFITVELLGTGEPIAAEQVLSSQLGIDGAIAAAEHLIEGCALTGDNLLSAIGPFCDAFEPSFAYADGEWSLGKAAIHHVIDDALWTLDHAAQSVVGVGGNDHPTKVSVRFFDPDLDFAAGEKSARFLGVERLKRIELPAALEGKHAKATAFERLASTRGKAHPAWLKLPLSYADVCVGDHVSSSRSPAQRFLVCTKELASGELKFGLRRQAASIASEEADAGGRRLAGALGREPLAVSVVEMPGLPGENEPEVAILVSGGHVPFQQLPLAISIDGVEQTSSSAPTACSRAVLLDPLPASAGELIDKRNAIRVEFDKDPFLTSCDESALLAGANLGWLDGEFIQFATAKHLGRARYELSGLIRGRFDSGVAVVHDSGSQFIMLAPTAFTTLKVSHANIGATFVAKVHGPDGTVAEATATIKGLAAKPWTPVHLSAADVADGLAVNWVRRCKEGAPWLDAVETPIGSSREAYRVRLTDQENVTLELETSTSSAVFAAQSLASLGARPWRLVIVQLGDFAASREAILTVK, encoded by the coding sequence ATGGCCAATCTTGTTCTGGGCGCTGCCGGCGCAGCGCTCGGTGGGCCAGTGGGCGGCGCCCTGGGATCAATGCTTGGCCGGCAGATCGACCGCAGCCTGGGGCGGGTTCCAAGTGCACGACTGTCCGACTTGCGAGCACCGTCCTCGCAGTATGGCGACCAGATACCATCCATTGTTCGCTCCATGCGTGTTGCTGGAGTGGTTAATTGGACCGCGCAGCCAGTGGCTACCGCAACGGTGAGCAAGTCTGGTTCCAGCCAGGGGAGCAGCGTCAGCTTCGCCTATGCCATAAGCTCGGGCCGCGTCGGCCAGATCGGGCGCATCTGGGCCGATGGGCGAGTAATTCGCGACCAGGAGGGGCGGCAGGAAGTCTCCTTCGAGATGCGATTGCACGATGGAGACGAAGATCAGCCGAGCGATCCTCTCATCGCCTCCATTCTGGGGGATGCGAGCGCCCCAGCCTTCCGAGGCATCGCCTACATTCTCTTCGAAGATTTCGATCTATCAAGCTTTGGCAATCGCCTGCCGTTCATCACTGTGGAGCTGCTCGGAACCGGAGAGCCGATTGCTGCCGAGCAAGTTCTGAGCAGCCAGCTCGGCATCGACGGCGCGATAGCGGCTGCGGAGCATCTGATTGAGGGTTGTGCGCTGACCGGCGATAACCTTCTCTCGGCAATAGGCCCGTTCTGCGATGCCTTCGAACCGTCATTCGCTTATGCCGATGGTGAGTGGTCGCTTGGAAAGGCAGCGATCCATCACGTCATCGACGATGCCTTGTGGACCTTGGACCATGCAGCGCAGAGCGTCGTGGGGGTTGGGGGAAATGATCATCCAACCAAGGTGTCGGTGCGGTTCTTCGATCCGGATCTGGACTTCGCGGCAGGCGAGAAAAGCGCGCGGTTTCTAGGCGTTGAACGATTGAAGCGCATCGAGCTCCCGGCTGCGCTTGAGGGCAAGCATGCGAAGGCTACGGCGTTCGAGCGATTGGCAAGCACAAGGGGGAAGGCCCACCCGGCCTGGCTCAAGCTCCCACTCAGCTACGCAGATGTTTGCGTCGGCGATCACGTCAGCTCCTCACGCAGTCCCGCTCAGCGTTTCCTGGTTTGCACGAAAGAGCTGGCTTCCGGGGAGCTGAAGTTCGGCCTGCGAAGGCAGGCAGCCTCCATTGCGTCCGAGGAGGCAGATGCAGGCGGCAGGCGACTTGCAGGCGCACTCGGTCGGGAGCCATTGGCGGTGTCCGTTGTGGAAATGCCCGGTTTGCCAGGAGAAAATGAACCCGAAGTCGCAATTCTCGTCAGTGGCGGCCACGTTCCTTTCCAGCAACTGCCGCTAGCTATCTCGATTGATGGTGTTGAACAGACCAGCTCATCAGCTCCAACCGCGTGTTCACGTGCAGTGCTACTCGATCCGCTGCCGGCCTCCGCAGGCGAACTGATCGATAAGCGCAACGCGATCCGCGTCGAATTCGACAAGGATCCATTCTTGACCAGTTGCGACGAGAGCGCGTTGCTGGCGGGCGCCAACCTCGGCTGGCTGGATGGAGAATTCATCCAGTTCGCAACGGCGAAGCACCTTGGTAGAGCGCGGTACGAGCTATCTGGCTTGATCAGGGGGCGTTTCGACAGTGGCGTCGCAGTCGTTCACGACAGCGGCTCACAGTTCATCATGTTGGCGCCCACTGCCTTCACGACGCTGAAGGTAAGCCACGCAAATATCGGCGCTACCTTTGTTGCCAAGGTGCATGGTCCCGACGGCACCGTCGCCGAGGCGACTGCGACGATTAAAGGCTTGGCTGCAAAACCCTGGACGCCCGTCCACCTTTCCGCTGCCGATGTCGCCGACGGATTGGCCGTCAACTGGGTGAGACGGTGCAAGGAAGGGGCGCCCTGGCTCGATGCCGTGGAAACGCCGATCGGTAGCAGCCGAGAGGCTTATCGCGTCAGGCTGACCGATCAGGAAAACGTTACCTTGGAGCTCGAGACATCGACTTCCTCGGCCGTTTTCGCTGCGCAAAGCCTTGCCAGTTTGGGTGCCCGCCCGTGGCGCCTCGTTATCGTGCAACTTGGTGACTTTGCCGCAAGTCGCGAAGCAATTCTAACGGTCAAATAA
- a CDS encoding phage tail tube protein, translating to MSLPIAGSDCLLRISNGEPTPQYLLVEGLRLSGWKVSQEEVDVSDLSDGGWRKLLSGAGLRSLEVKLTGLYLGSEGELRLRDMAFSGVSAECTLSLDQGTAVRGQFIVSELRFDSAVNEEATYASILRSTGPVSIS from the coding sequence ATGAGCCTCCCCATTGCTGGAAGCGACTGCCTGCTTCGAATCTCCAACGGCGAGCCAACCCCCCAGTATCTCCTGGTGGAAGGGCTCCGCCTGAGCGGCTGGAAAGTGTCGCAAGAGGAAGTGGATGTCTCCGACCTGAGCGATGGCGGATGGCGCAAGCTGCTGTCGGGAGCGGGGCTGAGGTCATTAGAGGTCAAGCTGACCGGGCTATACCTGGGCTCGGAGGGCGAACTCCGTTTGCGCGACATGGCATTCAGCGGCGTGAGTGCCGAATGCACGCTTTCGCTGGACCAAGGAACGGCTGTTCGCGGGCAATTCATCGTGTCGGAGCTGCGATTCGACAGCGCTGTGAACGAGGAGGCGACCTACGCCTCGATCCTTCGCAGCACTGGACCTGTCAGCATCAGCTGA
- the gp17 gene encoding tail completion protein gp17 — translation MMSATIALQEALVAKLNNGGQLSGIYHDAPARAQYPYAVLNCSDERDWSCKQRQGREIALQLVLWDEWPSRLLTLENLIEVELGSFEAGADWHLSTMVLTGKRRSRDPGGPWSCMFELRARLIETTVSSAA, via the coding sequence ATGATGAGCGCCACCATCGCCCTTCAGGAAGCCTTAGTCGCAAAGTTGAATAATGGAGGCCAGCTCTCGGGTATCTACCACGATGCCCCGGCCCGCGCGCAATATCCGTACGCCGTGCTCAACTGCAGCGACGAACGCGACTGGAGCTGCAAGCAGAGGCAGGGGCGGGAGATCGCCCTGCAACTCGTGCTGTGGGACGAGTGGCCGTCGCGGTTGCTGACGCTTGAGAACCTCATCGAGGTCGAACTCGGCTCGTTCGAAGCAGGAGCCGACTGGCATCTCAGCACGATGGTACTCACGGGCAAGCGCCGTTCCCGCGATCCGGGTGGTCCGTGGAGTTGCATGTTCGAACTCCGGGCACGTCTCATCGAAACAACCGTGAGTTCAGCAGCATGA
- the alr gene encoding alanine racemase → MHFPLALRHCKSALAANYHHLRVRSGTCAGAAIKADAYGLGIETVARLLLTEGCRDFFVSTWTEAAKLDFLEPGTLSVLHGFGPDDEPRSGVRPVLISPTQIARWKASAWASEPCDVMVDTGMNRLGLALDELGCLEGLSIHTLHSHLACADEQHQLNQVQLDRFRAIRSAVTADRYSLANSAGIYLGRDFAFDLVRPGLALYGGIPCPAAAAEIKQVCIPSAQIIQLRQVVAGESVGYNATFTAARETRVAVINIGYADGYRRAFSSVGHATFEDCDLPVIGRVSMDLVTLDASASPQLREGDWVDLDFDLQRAAAQTGISQYELLTGLGQRFQRSWT, encoded by the coding sequence ATGCATTTCCCCTTGGCTCTGCGGCACTGCAAGAGTGCGCTGGCGGCCAATTATCACCATCTTCGCGTCCGTTCCGGGACCTGCGCCGGCGCCGCCATCAAGGCTGATGCGTACGGCCTTGGCATTGAGACAGTCGCCCGTCTCCTCCTGACGGAGGGCTGTCGCGATTTTTTCGTGTCCACATGGACCGAGGCGGCCAAGCTCGATTTCCTTGAGCCCGGCACGTTGTCCGTCCTGCACGGATTCGGACCGGACGACGAGCCGCGTTCCGGCGTTCGCCCGGTCCTGATTTCCCCGACGCAAATAGCACGGTGGAAGGCGTCGGCCTGGGCATCCGAGCCATGCGACGTCATGGTCGACACCGGAATGAACCGGCTCGGACTGGCGCTGGACGAGCTCGGCTGCCTCGAAGGTCTCTCGATCCATACTCTGCACAGCCACCTCGCGTGTGCAGACGAGCAGCATCAACTCAATCAAGTCCAACTGGATCGTTTTCGTGCGATCCGGTCCGCCGTGACCGCCGACAGGTACAGCCTTGCAAACAGCGCCGGCATCTACCTCGGTCGCGATTTTGCATTCGATCTCGTGCGGCCCGGGCTGGCCCTCTACGGCGGCATTCCGTGCCCTGCCGCTGCCGCCGAAATCAAGCAGGTCTGCATTCCCAGCGCTCAGATAATCCAGCTTCGACAGGTCGTTGCGGGCGAAAGCGTTGGCTATAATGCGACGTTCACCGCGGCGCGTGAGACAAGGGTGGCCGTGATCAATATCGGCTACGCGGACGGCTACCGCCGCGCCTTTTCCTCGGTTGGCCATGCGACATTCGAGGACTGCGACCTCCCGGTCATCGGCCGCGTGTCGATGGACCTTGTCACGCTCGACGCCAGTGCTTCTCCCCAGTTGCGCGAAGGGGACTGGGTAGACCTCGACTTCGATCTCCAGCGTGCCGCTGCCCAGACGGGAATTTCGCAGTACGAGCTTCTTACTGGGCTCGGTCAGCGCTTTCAGCGGTCCTGGACCTAG
- a CDS encoding outer membrane protein: MTSKSALLAATLLALAPSAALARDGLPYVGFEGGAVKPEKLKLDYQLGALNVSNGIVVEHKTGFDLDFIAGYDLGLVRAEAELGWKRAVPNGVSVAPAIQFNNTGPLTIDGRTNVRSAMANLLLDFGSDDALQVYAGGGVGLARVSLNNVIAGPNVPAGRGVSGSDRSFAWQLIAGMRVPVSYNVDLGLKYRYFRSKVDLEDATNLSTVESLDGRFRSHSILASLIFNLGREPVPPPPPVVEAAPPPPPPPATQTCPDGTVILATDPCPAPPPPPPPPPVAPVRG; encoded by the coding sequence ATGACGTCTAAATCTGCTCTGCTCGCCGCAACGCTGCTCGCGCTTGCCCCGTCTGCCGCCCTTGCGCGCGATGGCCTGCCGTACGTCGGCTTCGAGGGCGGCGCGGTGAAGCCGGAGAAGCTCAAGCTTGATTATCAGTTGGGCGCGTTAAACGTCTCGAACGGGATCGTCGTCGAGCACAAGACCGGTTTCGATCTCGATTTCATTGCAGGTTATGATCTTGGCCTGGTGCGTGCCGAAGCTGAGCTTGGCTGGAAGCGTGCCGTGCCGAATGGCGTTTCGGTTGCGCCTGCGATCCAGTTCAACAACACTGGCCCGCTGACCATCGATGGAAGGACGAACGTCCGCTCCGCAATGGCCAATCTCCTTCTCGACTTCGGTAGCGACGACGCTCTGCAGGTGTACGCCGGCGGTGGCGTCGGGCTGGCTCGCGTTTCGCTTAACAACGTCATCGCCGGGCCCAACGTGCCGGCAGGGCGTGGAGTGAGCGGTAGCGACCGTTCGTTCGCATGGCAGTTGATCGCCGGCATGCGGGTGCCGGTCAGCTACAATGTCGATCTCGGCCTCAAGTATCGCTACTTCAGGTCCAAGGTCGATCTTGAGGACGCGACCAACCTGTCGACTGTGGAAAGCCTCGACGGTCGCTTTCGGTCGCATTCGATCCTGGCCAGCCTGATCTTCAACCTGGGTCGCGAGCCGGTTCCGCCGCCTCCGCCGGTCGTTGAAGCTGCGCCTCCGCCTCCGCCTCCGCCGGCCACGCAGACCTGCCCCGACGGAACGGTGATCCTCGCGACGGATCCGTGTCCGGCCCCGCCGCCGCCGCCTCCGCCCCCGCCGGTTGCGCCCGTTCGCGGCTAA
- a CDS encoding DUF2163 domain-containing protein produces the protein MSQSTDEVTTLAYDWILQRPDGAGFGATSHDRRRMAGSITFTPDLDLAPSDLLISEEMFPSRLQLRGSLGGGALASADLLSGKWRGASVRLLSSDWAQHADGVVICDGELGGVEVDGSKNSMQVDLLPAALRRQPCIQTSPECRAVLGDRHCRVDMRTRRLRVQVTAIEAETIIVNEAQTERFRLGRLRWISGAQCGVEQTVIASDAGKLSLQNSEHHPAAIGDWAILSEGCDGRRATCAERFSNILNFRGEPDLPGSEILMRFPGA, from the coding sequence ATGAGCCAGTCAACGGATGAAGTCACGACCCTGGCCTATGATTGGATCCTCCAGCGGCCGGATGGTGCAGGCTTCGGAGCGACCAGCCACGATCGCCGGCGGATGGCGGGATCGATTACCTTCACGCCCGATCTGGACCTCGCACCGAGTGATCTGCTGATCAGCGAAGAGATGTTTCCAAGCAGGCTGCAGCTTCGTGGCAGCCTCGGCGGTGGCGCGCTTGCGAGTGCTGACCTGCTCTCCGGGAAATGGCGAGGAGCAAGTGTGCGATTGCTCTCGAGCGATTGGGCGCAACACGCAGATGGAGTGGTGATCTGCGACGGCGAACTCGGCGGGGTAGAGGTGGATGGCAGCAAGAATTCGATGCAAGTCGATCTTCTCCCCGCCGCGCTTCGCCGGCAGCCCTGCATTCAGACCAGCCCCGAGTGCAGGGCAGTACTTGGTGATCGACACTGCAGGGTGGACATGCGCACTCGTCGGCTACGCGTCCAAGTCACTGCGATCGAGGCAGAGACGATTATCGTGAACGAGGCTCAGACCGAGCGCTTTCGCCTGGGTCGGTTGCGGTGGATCAGCGGCGCACAGTGCGGTGTCGAGCAGACTGTGATTGCGAGCGATGCAGGGAAGCTTTCGCTGCAGAACTCCGAGCATCATCCTGCAGCGATTGGCGATTGGGCAATACTCAGCGAAGGGTGCGACGGTCGGCGGGCCACCTGCGCGGAGCGTTTCAGCAACATCCTGAATTTCCGCGGTGAACCTGATCTGCCGGGGTCTGAAATTCTGATGCGCTTTCCGGGTGCCTGA
- a CDS encoding DUF2793 domain-containing protein, with protein sequence MAKSHRIGLPFLSAGQAQKELLHNEALILLDAVVQGCCEGGPLNSPPEIPEQGLSYLCGNDPIGEWAGRPRDVACWSDSGWRFITPFDGLQMVDRSNGCTWRFMAGQWSSGIVRGSELHLNGVRVVGDQYTAIANVSGGTVVDTQARDALAQVLSALRSHGLIASA encoded by the coding sequence ATGGCAAAATCGCATCGCATTGGACTGCCGTTCCTGTCCGCGGGGCAGGCGCAAAAAGAGCTTTTGCACAACGAGGCCCTAATTCTTCTGGATGCAGTCGTGCAGGGATGTTGCGAGGGAGGGCCTCTCAACTCTCCACCGGAGATCCCGGAGCAGGGTCTTTCTTATCTTTGCGGAAACGACCCCATAGGCGAATGGGCCGGTCGCCCGCGCGACGTGGCATGCTGGTCGGACAGCGGATGGAGGTTCATCACTCCTTTCGACGGCCTGCAGATGGTGGATCGGAGCAACGGCTGCACATGGCGCTTCATGGCGGGTCAGTGGTCATCGGGGATCGTCAGGGGAAGCGAACTTCACCTCAATGGGGTACGGGTCGTGGGCGATCAGTATACCGCGATCGCTAATGTCTCTGGCGGAACCGTCGTCGACACTCAGGCGCGTGATGCGCTGGCGCAGGTCCTGTCAGCCTTGCGGAGTCATGGACTGATAGCGTCAGCATAG